A genomic stretch from Candidatus Omnitrophota bacterium includes:
- the lepB gene encoding signal peptidase I, translated as MKNRAWPVIKEWLEALVVAAAIAFLISTFIVQLFKIPTGSMTPTLQAGDRIVVNKFIYGAKLPFVFKNIPALRPPKRGDIMVFIFPGADKKDYIKRVIALPGESVEIKGGMVYINGRPLKDEPFNRVYYYSKGDFSREGHKLVVPENSFFVLGDNSAISFDSRWWGCVDRKYVLGKAIAIFWPPFRIRILK; from the coding sequence ATGAAAAACAGGGCCTGGCCTGTAATAAAAGAGTGGCTTGAGGCGCTGGTGGTAGCGGCAGCGATCGCTTTTCTTATCAGCACATTCATAGTTCAATTGTTCAAGATACCCACCGGCTCTATGACTCCGACGCTGCAGGCGGGCGACAGGATAGTAGTGAATAAATTCATATACGGGGCGAAACTCCCTTTTGTTTTTAAGAATATCCCCGCGTTGAGGCCGCCCAAGAGAGGCGACATCATGGTGTTTATTTTCCCCGGGGCGGATAAGAAGGACTATATAAAGCGCGTTATTGCCCTGCCGGGAGAGTCCGTAGAAATAAAGGGCGGTATGGTATATATAAACGGCCGGCCGCTCAAGGATGAGCCGTTTAACAGAGTGTATTATTATAGCAAAGGAGATTTTTCCAGGGAAGGGCATAAACTTGTGGTGCCGGAGAATTCTTTTTTTGTATTGGGCGATAACAGCGCCATCTCTTTTGATTCCAGATGGTGGGGGTGCGTGGACAGGAAGTATGTATTAGGCAAGGCCATAGCAATATTCTGGCCGCCGTTCAGGATAAGGATACTCAAGTGA
- a CDS encoding CDP-alcohol phosphatidyltransferase family protein codes for MNIANKISLFRVLSVPFFIACLIYYVPEKDYLRFFALGIFFLAVISDAIDGYIARKAKLKTKAGAILDPLADKLLLLSAFICLYLIRGFPGGISLPVWVTLMVVSRDCIILLGAVVIYVVKQSIEIVPTKWGKITTIFQMLTVMVVLLQWRYSFSVWYIASVFTLISGFDYVRRGFKILYPPSPVNE; via the coding sequence GTGAATATCGCCAATAAGATATCTTTATTCAGGGTATTGAGCGTACCTTTCTTTATCGCCTGCCTGATCTACTATGTCCCTGAAAAGGATTACCTCAGGTTCTTCGCGCTGGGCATATTTTTCCTCGCCGTTATTTCCGACGCCATTGACGGATACATAGCCAGGAAGGCAAAATTAAAGACAAAGGCCGGCGCTATACTTGACCCGCTTGCCGACAAATTGCTTCTTTTGAGCGCGTTTATCTGCCTGTATCTGATTAGGGGTTTCCCCGGGGGCATAAGCTTGCCGGTATGGGTCACGCTGATGGTCGTCAGCCGCGATTGCATCATACTTTTAGGGGCGGTGGTGATTTACGTTGTAAAACAGTCCATTGAGATCGTGCCTACAAAATGGGGGAAGATCACCACCATTTTTCAGATGCTTACCGTTATGGTCGTATTATTGCAATGGAGATACTCTTTTTCTGTATGGTATATCGCTTCCGTATTTACATTGATCTCCGGGTTTGACTACGTGAGAAGAGGTTTCAAGATATTGTATCCGCCTTCGCCCGTCAATGAGTAA
- the plsY gene encoding glycerol-3-phosphate 1-O-acyltransferase PlsY, translating into MSKVFLAVIISYLIGSIPTAYIFGRLVKGVDIREYGSGNVGATNAFRVLGKLPGAIVLLLDIFKGLFVVVFLAGYLMPSADILSANTFRIVTGICAISGHNWTIFLNFKGGKGVAASLGVLIGICVMNPSLWIVIGLSLLVWLTVFLLSRIISLSSIAASAALPVFTALFKSSPELLILSLLLCALSLWRHKANIKRLIEGSEPRLKTLS; encoded by the coding sequence ATGAGTAAAGTATTCCTCGCGGTAATTATCAGTTATCTTATCGGTTCCATCCCTACCGCTTATATATTCGGCCGTCTGGTCAAAGGCGTAGATATACGCGAATACGGCTCAGGCAATGTGGGCGCCACAAACGCCTTCCGGGTCCTGGGGAAGCTGCCGGGAGCCATAGTCCTGCTTCTAGATATCTTCAAGGGGTTGTTTGTCGTTGTTTTCCTGGCGGGATATCTTATGCCTTCCGCGGATATTTTAAGCGCGAATACGTTCAGGATCGTCACGGGCATCTGCGCTATCAGCGGGCATAACTGGACGATATTCTTGAATTTCAAGGGAGGCAAGGGTGTCGCGGCCAGCCTTGGTGTTTTGATCGGCATATGCGTAATGAACCCTTCTCTTTGGATAGTTATCGGCTTATCGTTACTAGTATGGCTGACAGTTTTTCTCCTATCGCGCATAATCTCACTTTCTTCAATAGCCGCCTCCGCGGCGCTTCCTGTATTTACCGCGCTTTTCAAATCGTCCCCGGAACTGCTTATTCTCTCTCTGTTGTTGTGCGCGCTTTCCCTTTGGCGCCACAAAGCCAATATCAAACGCCTGATTGAAGGCAGCGAGCCCCGCCTGAAAACGCTTTCATAA
- the groES gene encoding co-chaperone GroES: MNIQPLGDRVVIKPLEAEEKTKGGIVLPDTAKEKPQEGKVVAVGKGKVLDSGSTQAPEVKVGDKVLYGKYSGTEVTTKDGDELLIMKEEDILAILK, from the coding sequence ATGAACATACAACCATTGGGCGACAGGGTTGTAATCAAGCCACTTGAGGCAGAGGAAAAGACCAAGGGCGGCATAGTCCTTCCTGATACCGCGAAGGAAAAACCGCAAGAGGGCAAGGTAGTCGCGGTAGGAAAAGGCAAGGTGCTTGACAGCGGCTCAACTCAGGCGCCTGAAGTAAAAGTCGGCGATAAGGTGCTCTACGGGAAATATTCCGGCACAGAGGTGACTACGAAAGACGGCGACGAACTGCTTATAATGAAGGAAGAGGATATATTGGCGATTCTCAAATAG
- the groL gene encoding chaperonin GroEL (60 kDa chaperone family; promotes refolding of misfolded polypeptides especially under stressful conditions; forms two stacked rings of heptamers to form a barrel-shaped 14mer; ends can be capped by GroES; misfolded proteins enter the barrel where they are refolded when GroES binds) yields the protein MAKQLLFNEEARRQILSGVEQLARAVKVTLGPKGRNVVIDKKFGSPTITKDGVTVAKEIDLEDPYQNMGAQMVKEVAEKTSDIAGDGTTTATVLAEIIYREGLKNVTAGANPMAVKRGIEKAVEEVVKDLKRLTKPIKDKKEVSQVATIAANYDTVIGNLIADAMEKVGKDGVITVEEAKTMATTLDVVEGMQFDQGYLSPYFVTDAERMEVILDEPYILIHEKKISSLKDMLPLLEKVARSGKPLLIIAEEVEGEALATLVVNKIRGTIAVCAVKAPGYGDRRKAMLEDIAVLTNGKAITEDLGIKLENVDLDDLGSAKRIKVDKENTTIVEGKGKSQVINGRIGQIKKQIEDSDSDYDKEKLQERLAKLSGGVAVINVGAATETEMKEKKARVEDALHATRAAVEEGIIPGGGVAFLRSIHALDKLKLEIEDERVGVDILKRALEEPIRQLANNAGLEGSVIVQEVKTRSANEGYDVAEDKYVDMINAGIIDPTKVSRSALQNAASIAALLLTTECLIADLPEKDKGAGMPPMPPGGMGGMGGGMY from the coding sequence ATGGCTAAACAACTTTTATTTAATGAAGAAGCAAGGCGCCAGATACTTTCCGGCGTTGAGCAGTTGGCGCGCGCCGTTAAGGTGACCCTGGGGCCGAAAGGGCGCAACGTCGTAATTGACAAGAAATTCGGTTCGCCCACTATCACCAAGGACGGCGTGACCGTAGCCAAAGAGATAGACCTGGAAGACCCTTATCAGAATATGGGCGCGCAGATGGTCAAGGAAGTCGCCGAAAAGACCTCGGATATAGCGGGTGACGGGACCACGACCGCGACAGTGCTGGCGGAGATAATCTATCGCGAAGGGCTCAAGAATGTTACTGCCGGGGCCAACCCGATGGCGGTAAAGAGAGGCATTGAGAAGGCGGTAGAAGAGGTGGTAAAGGACCTGAAAAGGTTAACTAAACCGATCAAAGATAAAAAAGAAGTGAGCCAGGTAGCTACCATAGCCGCGAACTACGATACGGTCATAGGCAACCTTATAGCCGATGCTATGGAGAAAGTGGGCAAAGACGGGGTGATCACGGTTGAGGAAGCAAAGACCATGGCCACTACTCTTGATGTAGTAGAAGGTATGCAGTTTGACCAGGGTTATCTTTCACCTTACTTCGTCACAGACGCGGAAAGGATGGAAGTGATCCTTGATGAGCCGTACATTTTGATCCATGAGAAGAAGATCTCCAGCCTCAAAGACATGCTGCCTTTGCTGGAAAAGGTGGCGCGCTCCGGTAAGCCGCTGTTGATAATCGCCGAAGAGGTTGAGGGAGAGGCATTGGCCACGTTAGTCGTCAACAAGATCAGGGGCACTATCGCTGTCTGCGCCGTTAAGGCGCCTGGTTACGGCGACAGGAGAAAGGCAATGCTGGAAGATATAGCCGTGCTTACAAACGGCAAGGCGATAACCGAGGACTTAGGCATCAAACTGGAAAACGTTGATCTTGATGACCTGGGCAGCGCCAAGAGGATAAAGGTGGATAAGGAAAATACCACTATCGTAGAGGGAAAAGGCAAGTCCCAGGTAATAAACGGCAGGATCGGCCAGATAAAGAAGCAGATAGAAGATTCGGATTCTGATTATGATAAAGAGAAACTGCAGGAGCGCCTGGCAAAGCTTTCAGGAGGCGTTGCGGTGATAAACGTAGGCGCCGCGACCGAAACAGAGATGAAGGAAAAGAAGGCGCGCGTTGAAGACGCCCTGCACGCGACTCGCGCGGCCGTTGAAGAGGGTATCATACCCGGAGGCGGCGTTGCTTTCTTGAGAAGCATCCATGCCCTTGATAAGCTTAAGCTCGAGATAGAAGACGAGAGGGTGGGTGTGGACATATTAAAACGGGCTCTGGAGGAGCCGATCAGGCAGCTGGCGAACAATGCCGGGCTTGAGGGCTCTGTAATCGTGCAGGAAGTCAAGACCAGGTCCGCAAACGAAGGTTATGATGTGGCGGAAGATAAGTATGTGGATATGATAAACGCCGGGATCATCGATCCGACCAAGGTTTCGCGTTCAGCGCTTCAGAACGCGGCCAGTATTGCCGCGTTACTGCTTACAACGGAATGTCTGATAGCAGATCTTCCCGAGAAGGATAAGGGCGCGGGAATGCCGCCAATGCCTCCGGGAGGTATGGGAGGAATGGGCGGAGGGATGTATTAA
- the gatC gene encoding Asp-tRNA(Asn)/Glu-tRNA(Gln) amidotransferase subunit GatC translates to MIDKKTVEYVANLARMELDAKELDMLARQLEDILRFIDKLKKVDVSEVKPSSHILPLANVFREDTVKESLPQEEALKNTVFKKGGLFVVPRIIEE, encoded by the coding sequence ATGATCGATAAGAAGACAGTAGAATATGTTGCCAATTTGGCGCGGATGGAATTGGACGCGAAGGAGTTGGATATGCTCGCCAGGCAGCTTGAGGATATCCTGCGCTTTATAGACAAGTTAAAAAAAGTGGATGTAAGCGAAGTCAAACCCTCCAGCCATATTCTTCCTTTAGCCAACGTTTTTAGAGAGGATACAGTTAAGGAATCCCTCCCTCAGGAAGAGGCGCTCAAAAACACCGTGTTTAAGAAGGGCGGCCTGTTCGTAGTGCCCAGGATCATTGAGGAGTAA
- the gatA gene encoding Asp-tRNA(Asn)/Glu-tRNA(Gln) amidotransferase subunit GatA: MELNRLTIHELLDNKEIAAPDIFDSLARRIKDVEGKVKAFVRVDRTESGQPRQNPQAETLLKGIPIVIKDNICVKGSLTECCSKILQGFSPPYDATVITKLRAAGAAIYGLRANMDEFAFGSSTENSCFGASRNPHDPSRVPGGSSGGSAACVAADEAIAALGSDTGGSIRQPASFCGVVGLKPSYGRVSRYGLIAFASSLDQIGPITKDVRDAAILLSVIAGYDEMDSTSQRIPVADYTKALTGDIKGLKIGVPKEYFVEGVDKEVKDAAREAIEVFKKKGAVVRDISLKYTEYAVPTYYIIATAEASSNLARFDAVQYGYRPKLPAKASLIEMYKKARGEGFGQEAKRRIILGTYVLSHGYYDAYYLRAQKVRTLIKGDFDRALNEVDCVITPTSPSCAFRIGEKLEDPLSMYLSDIYTISANLAGIPAISIPAGMSKSGLPIGIQILGKAFDEATVLRAAHSFEQNTEWHKIKPNL; this comes from the coding sequence ATGGAACTAAATCGCCTGACGATTCACGAACTCCTGGATAACAAAGAGATTGCCGCGCCTGATATCTTTGATTCTCTGGCCAGGAGGATAAAGGATGTAGAAGGTAAGGTTAAGGCGTTTGTAAGGGTTGACAGAACAGAGTCCGGCCAGCCGCGGCAAAATCCGCAAGCCGAGACCCTGTTAAAAGGCATACCGATAGTCATAAAGGATAACATCTGTGTTAAGGGCTCTCTCACAGAATGCTGCTCAAAGATATTGCAAGGATTCTCTCCGCCTTACGATGCTACAGTCATAACCAAATTGCGCGCGGCAGGGGCCGCGATCTACGGCTTGAGGGCCAATATGGATGAGTTTGCTTTTGGGTCATCCACTGAGAATTCTTGTTTCGGCGCCTCGCGCAACCCGCATGACCCGTCCCGAGTTCCGGGCGGCTCATCAGGCGGTTCTGCCGCCTGCGTTGCCGCTGATGAAGCGATAGCCGCTTTGGGCTCTGACACAGGCGGCTCAATAAGACAGCCGGCTTCTTTTTGCGGGGTGGTGGGGCTTAAGCCGTCTTACGGCAGGGTATCCAGGTACGGATTGATCGCCTTTGCCTCAAGTTTAGACCAGATCGGCCCGATCACCAAGGATGTGCGCGACGCCGCCATACTGCTTAGCGTGATCGCCGGCTATGATGAAATGGATTCTACCAGCCAGAGGATCCCCGTGGCGGATTATACCAAGGCGTTGACAGGCGACATAAAGGGCCTTAAGATCGGCGTGCCTAAGGAGTATTTTGTTGAAGGTGTTGATAAAGAGGTCAAGGACGCGGCGCGGGAAGCGATAGAGGTCTTTAAAAAAAAGGGGGCTGTTGTCAGGGATATCTCGCTTAAATATACAGAGTACGCGGTGCCTACCTATTATATAATCGCCACTGCCGAGGCAAGCTCAAATCTGGCGAGATTTGACGCGGTGCAATACGGATACAGGCCAAAGCTTCCGGCTAAGGCGTCGCTTATAGAGATGTATAAGAAGGCGCGCGGTGAAGGTTTTGGCCAGGAGGCCAAGCGAAGGATAATACTCGGCACATACGTACTTTCTCATGGTTATTATGACGCGTATTATCTGCGGGCTCAGAAGGTGAGGACGTTGATAAAAGGCGATTTTGACCGGGCGCTTAATGAGGTTGACTGCGTTATCACGCCTACATCTCCTTCCTGCGCGTTCAGGATCGGCGAGAAACTTGAAGACCCTCTTTCTATGTACCTGTCGGACATCTATACGATCTCCGCTAATCTCGCGGGTATTCCGGCCATATCCATACCCGCGGGAATGAGTAAAAGCGGCCTGCCCATAGGTATCCAGATATTGGGAAAGGCCTTTGATGAAGCGACGGTTCTAAGGGCCGCGCATAGTTTTGAACAGAACACCGAGTGGCATAAGATAAAGCCCAATCTTTAA
- the gatB gene encoding Asp-tRNA(Asn)/Glu-tRNA(Gln) amidotransferase subunit GatB: MEYETVIGLEVHAQLKTNTKAFCGCRNEFGLEPNSSVCPVCLGFPGSLPVLNKRAFELAIKTALALGCRIQPLTKFDRKNYFYPDLPKNFQISQYDMPLSLNGFLQIEEEGYKKRIGIKRIHLEEDAGKLMHEENNSLVDFNRAGTPLMEIVSEPDMSSPQEAYDYLTALKLILQYLEVSECSMEKGTLRCDANISLREKGAKALGVKAELKNLNSFKAVKAALEYEEIRQRAALEAGGKIIQETRLWNDASLKTVPMRSKEEAQDYRYFPEPDLISFTIGEKEVEGIRKTIPELPLKRRQRFSDDYGLSRYDAGVLISDRLLADYFEGCLKIRNAPKPIANWLNGPVMSFMNERGASIAELGIRQGDLIDLIALVEDGTINNLTAKDVLREMLQTKSSPRDIIKQKDLAQISDSGELSGLIEEAVRENEKTVADYKAGKVSALMFLVGQVMRKSKGKANPNLLQDMIKRRLS, translated from the coding sequence ATGGAATACGAAACAGTCATAGGATTAGAAGTCCACGCGCAGCTAAAGACAAACACCAAGGCGTTCTGCGGCTGCAGGAATGAATTTGGTTTAGAGCCGAATTCTTCCGTGTGCCCTGTGTGCCTGGGGTTTCCCGGTTCGCTGCCGGTATTGAATAAGCGGGCTTTTGAGCTGGCCATTAAGACCGCGCTTGCCCTGGGCTGCCGGATACAGCCGCTTACAAAATTTGACAGGAAGAATTATTTTTATCCGGACCTGCCCAAGAATTTCCAGATATCTCAATACGACATGCCGCTTTCGCTGAATGGCTTCCTGCAGATAGAGGAAGAAGGATATAAGAAGAGGATCGGGATAAAACGCATACACCTGGAAGAGGACGCGGGCAAGCTTATGCACGAGGAAAACAACAGTTTAGTTGATTTTAACCGCGCGGGCACTCCCCTGATGGAGATCGTGAGCGAGCCGGATATGAGCTCGCCGCAGGAGGCATACGACTATCTGACCGCGCTCAAGCTTATATTGCAATACCTGGAAGTGTCTGAGTGCAGCATGGAGAAAGGCACGTTGAGGTGCGACGCCAACATATCTTTACGCGAAAAAGGGGCTAAGGCGTTAGGGGTAAAAGCGGAATTAAAAAACCTCAACTCATTCAAGGCGGTCAAGGCCGCGCTGGAGTACGAAGAGATACGCCAGAGGGCTGCCCTTGAGGCAGGCGGGAAGATAATCCAGGAGACGCGCCTTTGGAATGACGCCTCTCTCAAGACGGTGCCGATGCGCAGCAAAGAGGAGGCGCAGGATTACAGGTATTTTCCCGAACCTGATCTGATCAGTTTTACGATCGGAGAAAAAGAGGTAGAGGGCATAAGGAAAACCATCCCGGAACTGCCGCTCAAGAGGAGGCAGAGATTCAGCGATGATTATGGCTTAAGCCGCTACGACGCGGGGGTGCTTATATCGGACAGGTTATTGGCGGATTATTTTGAGGGCTGCCTCAAGATAAGGAATGCCCCCAAGCCGATAGCGAACTGGCTCAACGGCCCGGTCATGTCCTTTATGAACGAGCGCGGCGCCTCTATCGCGGAACTGGGGATAAGGCAGGGCGATCTTATAGACCTGATCGCCCTGGTTGAAGACGGCACGATAAATAACCTGACCGCCAAGGATGTGCTCAGGGAAATGTTGCAGACAAAAAGCAGCCCCCGTGATATAATAAAACAGAAAGACCTGGCGCAGATCTCCGACAGCGGCGAATTGTCCGGCCTGATCGAAGAGGCGGTCAGAGAAAACGAGAAGACCGTAGCCGATTATAAGGCGGGGAAGGTATCGGCGCTTATGTTCCTTGTGGGACAGGTCATGCGCAAAAGCAAAGGCAAGGCCAACCCCAATCTATTGCAGGATATGATCAAAAGGAGATTGTCTTGA
- a CDS encoding S41 family peptidase: MRTSKKIIIALSLGIFLAAFIVNISESAARKKDEQKDELFKQVEMFAESLGIIKKEYTEEPDTKKLIYGALQGMLSSLDTHSQFLTPEDYAELKVDTTGKFGGLGIEITMKDGLLTVVTPIDDTPAWKAGIKAGDRIVKIDGEITKDITLSDAVKKLRGEPGSEVALTVLRENTANLLDFKIVRSIIKVEDIKDALILEDGVAYIRLAEFRENTPAELDKTLTNLHKEGMKSVILDLRNNPGGLLDAAVKVAERFLPEGKTIVSTKGRDEAQNSEMVSGSRDSYGIPMIVLVNEGSASGSEIVAGALKDHKRALIVGAKTFGKGSVQTVVPLSDGSALKLTTSLYFTPSGESIHNKGVSPDVAVEQAAREQPAALEEEGVKPGKAEDIFDQIEKGNKEQQDKKTVIDYKLDNQLMRSVDILKAISIYEEKKL; encoded by the coding sequence TTGAGGACCTCGAAGAAAATAATTATCGCCCTGTCACTAGGCATATTTCTGGCCGCGTTCATCGTGAACATATCTGAATCGGCAGCTAGGAAAAAAGACGAGCAGAAGGACGAGCTTTTTAAGCAGGTTGAGATGTTCGCCGAGTCGTTAGGAATAATAAAGAAGGAATACACGGAAGAGCCGGATACAAAGAAACTGATCTACGGCGCGCTTCAAGGCATGCTGTCTTCCCTTGATACCCATAGCCAATTCCTTACGCCCGAAGATTACGCCGAGCTTAAGGTAGACACAACGGGAAAATTCGGAGGGCTGGGCATAGAGATAACGATGAAGGACGGCCTGCTTACCGTGGTTACGCCCATAGACGACACCCCCGCCTGGAAGGCGGGGATAAAGGCGGGAGACCGCATAGTAAAGATCGACGGAGAGATCACCAAGGACATAACCTTGAGCGACGCGGTAAAGAAGTTAAGGGGCGAGCCGGGGAGCGAAGTAGCGCTTACGGTCTTAAGGGAAAATACCGCGAACCTGCTGGATTTTAAGATCGTAAGGAGCATTATAAAAGTAGAGGATATTAAAGACGCCTTGATCCTGGAGGATGGTGTTGCCTACATACGTCTGGCGGAATTCAGGGAAAATACGCCCGCGGAGCTTGATAAGACGCTGACAAATCTACATAAGGAAGGGATGAAGAGCGTCATACTTGACCTGCGCAATAATCCCGGAGGCCTGCTTGACGCGGCGGTAAAGGTCGCGGAGCGTTTTCTTCCGGAGGGAAAGACCATCGTCTCCACAAAGGGCAGGGATGAGGCGCAGAATTCAGAGATGGTTTCAGGTAGCAGGGACTCTTATGGCATTCCCATGATCGTTCTGGTAAACGAGGGGTCGGCTTCCGGCAGCGAGATCGTGGCAGGCGCGCTTAAGGACCATAAAAGGGCGCTGATCGTAGGCGCCAAGACATTCGGCAAGGGCTCTGTCCAGACAGTCGTCCCGCTTAGCGACGGCTCCGCGCTAAAGCTTACCACAAGCTTGTATTTTACCCCTTCGGGCGAATCCATCCATAATAAAGGGGTCAGCCCTGATGTGGCTGTGGAGCAAGCAGCGCGGGAGCAGCCGGCCGCGCTGGAAGAGGAAGGCGTTAAGCCGGGTAAGGCGGAAGATATTTTTGACCAGATAGAGAAAGGGAATAAAGAACAGCAGGATAAAAAGACAGTCATTGATTACAAGCTGGATAATCAGCTTATGCGCTCCGTTGATATACTTAAGGCGATCTCTATATATGAAGAAAAAAAATTATAA
- a CDS encoding divergent polysaccharide deacetylase family protein encodes MKKKNYKLIILILAIVTAGQGVFIWKRSIPRTPRMPRVSRKEAAPKALIAIVIDDWGYNLNNTEFIKETKEPFSVSILPNLPFSKTISEAAYNNDKEILLHLPLEPHNEETLGLEKNTILTTMSEKEVRDILRVALEDISHARGVSNHMGSKATEDVDLMKTIFNEMKRNGLYFLDSLVSPNSVCFDLAHKMDVKFAKRSVFLDNKENPDYIIGQIGKLVNKAKVFGYAIGIGHDRHSTLAVLKKYLPKLTESGYKLVTVSELIEYADSGD; translated from the coding sequence ATGAAGAAAAAAAATTATAAGCTTATAATATTGATCCTTGCCATTGTTACGGCCGGGCAAGGGGTTTTTATCTGGAAGAGGTCGATTCCCAGGACGCCAAGGATGCCGCGTGTCTCCAGGAAAGAGGCCGCGCCAAAGGCGCTGATCGCCATTGTCATAGATGATTGGGGGTATAATCTTAATAACACGGAATTCATAAAGGAGACAAAAGAGCCCTTCTCTGTTTCTATCTTGCCCAATCTCCCTTTCTCAAAGACAATTTCGGAGGCCGCGTACAATAACGATAAGGAGATCCTGCTGCATCTGCCGCTTGAACCGCATAACGAGGAGACGCTGGGCCTGGAGAAGAATACCATATTGACCACGATGAGCGAAAAGGAGGTCAGGGATATACTACGGGTAGCGCTTGAAGATATTTCTCACGCCAGGGGCGTATCCAATCATATGGGCTCCAAGGCCACTGAGGACGTGGACCTTATGAAGACGATATTTAACGAGATGAAAAGGAACGGCCTTTATTTTCTGGACAGCCTGGTCTCTCCCAATTCGGTTTGTTTTGACCTGGCCCATAAGATGGACGTGAAGTTTGCCAAGAGGAGCGTATTCCTGGACAATAAGGAAAACCCGGACTATATCATAGGCCAGATAGGCAAACTCGTTAATAAGGCGAAGGTTTTCGGTTACGCCATAGGCATAGGCCATGACAGGCATTCTACCCTGGCCGTGCTTAAGAAGTACCTGCCGAAACTTACGGAGAGCGGATACAAGCTGGTTACGGTCTCCGAGCTTATAGAATATGCTGACTCTGGGGATTGA
- the tsaD gene encoding tRNA (adenosine(37)-N6)-threonylcarbamoyltransferase complex transferase subunit TsaD — protein MLTLGIETSCDETSVAVVRSGKDVLSNIVSSSLPLHKRYGGVVPEIASRHHLEAIAPVFKAALDTAGCDLGQIGAVCATFGPGLAGSLLVGTSFARALAFCRGVPLVKVDHVHSHIYAACLGRKLPMVFPFIGFVASGGHTDIFFVRDFNRMELMGSTLDDAVGESFDKVGRILGLGYPGGPEIEKLASRGDPGKIRFSCANMKGTLNFSFSGIKTAVLYYTKGRKISRALKADICASFQKAVAGVLIDKVLSACRAKSAGRLFVGGGVMSNSYLRHKLSGACHSNGIEMFMPDKEYCLDNAAMAAGLGFQLLKSRGGHVKPG, from the coding sequence ATGCTGACTCTGGGGATTGAGACCTCCTGTGACGAGACCTCCGTTGCCGTCGTAAGGAGCGGTAAGGACGTTCTTTCAAACATAGTTTCTTCCAGTTTACCTCTTCATAAGAGATACGGCGGCGTTGTCCCGGAGATAGCCAGCCGCCATCATCTTGAGGCGATCGCCCCGGTTTTCAAGGCGGCTTTGGATACGGCCGGTTGCGATCTGGGCCAAATAGGCGCTGTATGCGCTACTTTCGGCCCGGGGCTGGCAGGTTCGCTTTTGGTCGGAACTTCTTTCGCGCGCGCGCTGGCGTTTTGCCGCGGGGTTCCATTAGTAAAGGTAGATCACGTTCATTCGCATATATATGCCGCCTGTTTAGGCAGGAAATTACCTATGGTTTTTCCTTTTATTGGTTTCGTGGCTTCGGGAGGGCACACGGATATCTTTTTTGTGCGGGATTTCAATAGAATGGAATTGATGGGTTCCACGCTGGACGACGCCGTGGGAGAATCGTTTGATAAGGTTGGCAGGATCCTGGGGCTGGGTTATCCCGGCGGGCCGGAGATCGAAAAACTTGCCTCGCGAGGCGATCCCGGTAAAATAAGATTTTCCTGCGCGAATATGAAAGGGACGCTCAACTTCAGCTTCAGCGGCATAAAAACCGCGGTATTGTATTACACAAAGGGAAGGAAGATCAGCCGGGCGCTTAAAGCGGATATCTGCGCCTCTTTTCAGAAGGCGGTGGCAGGCGTGCTTATAGATAAGGTGTTATCGGCCTGCAGGGCGAAAAGCGCCGGCCGTTTGTTTGTGGGGGGCGGGGTGATGTCAAACAGTTATTTACGCCATAAACTAAGCGGGGCTTGCCATAGTAACGGCATAGAAATGTTCATGCCGGATAAGGAATATTGTCTTGATAACGCGGCAATGGCCGCGGGTCTGGGGTTTCAACTCTTAAAATCGCGAGGTGGTCATGTTAAGCCAGGGTGA